One window of the Niallia circulans genome contains the following:
- a CDS encoding PLP-dependent aminotransferase family protein, with the protein MNMAIHLHKDSTEPVYMQLYNYFKAEILTGKIEAGTKLPSIRYLANYMQISKNTVIDAYQQLWMEGYVESKEKSGYTVVSLPSYEYKDGQNQSEHKNNEKQMEPYSVNFHYGDIDQTNFPTNAWKKTLKEIMEDKHNRWMNYGDKQGELKLREEVAGYLYRSRGIQTTADQLVITAGTEQLIRVVLSLLNDCPLHIGMEEPGYNDVRNVFQEKGLAISSIPVLETEGHDLSSLLNSSCNLVYITPSHQFPTGKIMPISKRIELLEWAERENGYIVEDDYDSEFRFQGSPIPSMKAIDQHDRVIYMGTFSKSFLPTLRISYMVLPNVLLEKWKTKRYNETQSSSPLLQLALGKFIQKGGFERHIKRMRKVYERKYTFLIQCIKQYMGDKVEIIGEKAGLHLLIRIAFKNEAILLSEAEKIGIKVYSTKPYFAEERECYPLLLGFGGLEEKEIEEGIISLADAWFM; encoded by the coding sequence ATGAATATGGCTATTCATTTGCATAAAGACAGCACGGAGCCAGTATATATGCAATTATATAATTATTTTAAAGCAGAGATTTTAACAGGGAAGATAGAAGCGGGCACAAAACTACCATCCATTCGATATTTAGCAAATTATATGCAGATTAGTAAAAATACTGTTATTGATGCATACCAGCAATTATGGATGGAAGGGTATGTAGAAAGTAAAGAAAAAAGTGGGTATACGGTTGTTTCCTTACCTAGTTATGAGTATAAAGATGGACAAAATCAGTCAGAGCATAAAAATAATGAGAAGCAAATGGAGCCGTATTCCGTTAATTTTCATTATGGAGATATTGATCAAACTAATTTTCCAACAAATGCTTGGAAAAAGACCCTTAAAGAAATAATGGAGGACAAGCATAATAGGTGGATGAATTATGGAGATAAGCAGGGAGAATTAAAATTAAGAGAAGAAGTGGCTGGATACTTATATAGGTCACGTGGAATTCAGACGACAGCCGATCAGCTTGTTATTACAGCGGGGACAGAGCAGCTAATCCGAGTTGTATTATCACTTTTAAATGATTGCCCATTACATATAGGGATGGAGGAGCCAGGTTATAATGACGTGCGCAATGTATTCCAGGAAAAAGGGCTTGCCATATCTTCTATTCCAGTATTAGAAACAGAAGGACATGACTTATCTTCCTTATTAAATAGTTCTTGTAATTTGGTCTATATTACCCCTTCCCATCAGTTTCCTACAGGAAAGATTATGCCTATTTCAAAGCGGATTGAGCTATTAGAGTGGGCAGAAAGGGAGAACGGTTATATAGTAGAAGATGATTATGACAGCGAATTTCGTTTTCAAGGTTCGCCAATCCCAAGTATGAAAGCAATTGACCAGCATGATCGAGTTATATATATGGGGACTTTTTCTAAATCATTCTTACCAACATTAAGAATAAGCTATATGGTATTACCTAATGTTTTACTGGAAAAATGGAAAACGAAAAGGTATAACGAGACTCAATCGAGCTCCCCGCTATTACAGCTAGCTTTAGGGAAATTTATCCAAAAAGGAGGATTTGAACGGCATATTAAGCGTATGCGAAAAGTATATGAAAGAAAATATACTTTTTTGATCCAATGCATCAAGCAGTATATGGGAGATAAGGTAGAAATAATTGGTGAAAAAGCAGGTTTACATTTGCTTATTCGTATAGCTTTTAAAAATGAAGCCATTCTGCTATCAGAAGCAGAAAAAATAGGGATTAAGGTTTATTCTACAAAACCATATTTTGCTGAGGAAAGAGAGTGTTATCCTCTGTTATTAGGGTTTGGAGGATTAGAAGAAAAGGAAATAGAAGAAGGAATTATAAGCCTAGCAGACGCATGGTTTATGTAG
- a CDS encoding TraR/DksA C4-type zinc finger protein yields the protein MLNKQQMSHFQKVLTEQKRDLEVRFEHNDNLDLKDGHYHESLGELSSYDNHPGDEGTELYEREKDIALAEHYHHEYMGVLNALKAIDEGTYGKCAECSQDIPIERLEVIPTTLYCKEHSPDQKISEKRPVEEEILMPPFGKFDMDNKDESVVYDAEDSWQEVSSWGTSETPSDFAHPVYDHYNDVYTESDENIGYVEDYENFVGVDIEGKNITVYPNEQHKRYEESLDEEGIMTTFGDLPAYEHEPYVENDE from the coding sequence ATGCTAAATAAACAACAAATGTCCCATTTTCAAAAAGTATTAACGGAACAAAAACGTGATTTAGAAGTGAGATTTGAACATAATGATAACTTAGATTTGAAAGATGGACATTACCATGAGTCTCTTGGAGAGCTATCCAGTTATGATAATCATCCAGGAGATGAAGGAACGGAGCTTTATGAACGCGAAAAGGATATTGCCCTTGCTGAACATTACCATCATGAATATATGGGTGTGTTAAATGCTTTAAAGGCAATAGATGAAGGAACATACGGAAAATGTGCGGAATGCTCTCAAGATATACCAATAGAAAGATTGGAAGTTATCCCTACAACACTTTATTGTAAGGAGCATTCTCCTGATCAGAAAATTTCTGAGAAGCGACCTGTGGAAGAAGAAATATTAATGCCTCCTTTCGGAAAATTCGATATGGATAATAAAGATGAATCTGTCGTATATGATGCAGAGGATTCTTGGCAGGAAGTATCTAGCTGGGGAACATCGGAAACGCCATCTGATTTTGCACATCCTGTTTATGACCATTATAATGACGTCTACACAGAAAGTGATGAGAACATTGGCTATGTGGAAGATTACGAAAACTTTGTCGGTGTGGATATAGAAGGGAAAAATATAACGGTTTATCCAAATGAACAGCATAAACGCTATGAAGAAAGCTTGGATGAAGAAGGCATTATGACAACGTTCGGTGACTTGCCTGCATACGAGCATGAGCCTTATGTGGAAAATGATGAGTAA
- a CDS encoding processed acidic surface protein, producing the protein MKKVLFSFLLFWGLSLQASSVAASPSEKEIESLANNLGWSTEDLEEYLSFKGLKISDFDNIRVLKKQLGTPITPANLDKLLVQNSMTQEELDILLAGFHESVDDFWFLEDLEVAIDFYKNHEDKMLQLEKFLENIGFDDKEKQQFYGHLNKLDPAFLAAKVEDWKVKLSTFQAMDQEGGISKEGNHALTDFWKDFFTATALKPVIISIDDNGKRNELSLNDLKHKQMDTTVAIELYDHDQFLIGDAIVTSDMVSSVDAIDKVVELTEVTEGLANLYAAQLPNTASSLPIMLCIGYMLVLLGLFVTFRKVPYEN; encoded by the coding sequence ATGAAAAAAGTTCTTTTTTCTTTTCTTCTTTTTTGGGGTTTATCTCTTCAAGCTTCTTCAGTTGCCGCCTCTCCAAGTGAGAAAGAGATTGAGAGCTTAGCCAATAACTTAGGATGGAGCACAGAAGACTTAGAAGAGTATTTATCCTTTAAAGGATTAAAAATAAGTGATTTTGATAATATTCGTGTTTTGAAAAAACAACTTGGAACTCCAATCACGCCAGCTAATCTCGATAAATTGCTTGTACAAAATTCGATGACACAGGAAGAATTAGATATTTTATTGGCTGGATTTCATGAAAGTGTAGATGATTTCTGGTTTTTAGAAGATTTAGAAGTAGCGATTGATTTTTATAAAAACCATGAAGATAAGATGCTGCAATTAGAAAAATTTCTTGAGAATATTGGTTTTGATGATAAGGAGAAGCAACAATTTTATGGCCATCTGAATAAATTGGACCCTGCTTTCTTAGCTGCAAAAGTGGAGGATTGGAAAGTAAAATTATCAACATTTCAAGCTATGGATCAAGAAGGCGGAATAAGCAAGGAAGGAAACCATGCATTAACTGATTTCTGGAAAGATTTTTTTACAGCAACTGCTTTAAAGCCAGTCATCATTAGTATCGATGATAATGGAAAAAGAAACGAACTTTCCTTGAATGATCTAAAACATAAACAGATGGATACGACAGTTGCGATTGAATTATACGATCATGATCAATTTTTAATTGGAGATGCAATTGTGACATCTGATATGGTATCTTCTGTAGATGCTATCGACAAAGTAGTTGAATTGACGGAAGTGACAGAAGGTTTAGCTAATTTATATGCTGCTCAGCTTCCTAATACGGCATCTTCTCTTCCCATTATGCTTTGCATAGGGTATATGCTAGTATTACTAGGGTTGTTTGTAACCTTCAGGAAAGTTCCCTATGAAAATTAG
- a CDS encoding Hsp20/alpha crystallin family protein has translation MNDDNRLSLMDEWLKNHFLDPLTSVLDETEFRIDVYETDKEFIVEALLTNCQKSSIYLSVNKNVLTIKAMIHDSNLFEEKQRSIEFPVSIDQNPIHAVFANEILEIFIQKEQQQNKKLTSIIDIQFL, from the coding sequence ATGAATGATGATAACAGGTTAAGTTTAATGGATGAATGGCTGAAAAACCATTTTCTTGATCCGTTGACTTCGGTATTAGATGAAACTGAGTTTCGAATTGATGTGTACGAAACGGATAAAGAATTTATTGTGGAAGCATTATTAACGAATTGCCAGAAGAGCAGCATCTATCTTTCTGTAAATAAAAATGTGCTTACTATTAAGGCAATGATTCATGATTCTAATCTTTTTGAAGAAAAACAAAGATCAATTGAATTTCCAGTTTCAATTGATCAAAATCCCATTCATGCTGTATTCGCAAATGAAATTCTTGAAATTTTTATTCAGAAGGAACAACAGCAAAACAAGAAACTAACATCTATTATTGACATTCAATTTTTATAA
- a CDS encoding GNAT family N-acetyltransferase, translating to MNISQATKKDIEGVARLFNEYRMFYKREDDIVSAASYIKERIENSESVIFVVQDGDDYIGFTQLYPTYSSLSMKKTWILNDLYVQKRARKKGIGKMLLQQAKEYAKNNGANSLSLSTAVDNLTAQRLYEKNGYKKDTQFFHYELDLNN from the coding sequence ATGAACATATCGCAAGCAACAAAGAAAGACATCGAAGGAGTAGCTCGCTTATTTAATGAATATCGCATGTTTTATAAACGAGAAGATGATATCGTGAGTGCAGCAAGTTATATAAAAGAACGAATCGAAAACAGCGAATCTGTAATCTTCGTTGTTCAAGACGGTGATGATTACATAGGCTTTACTCAACTTTATCCTACCTATTCCTCTTTATCGATGAAAAAAACATGGATATTAAATGATTTATATGTTCAAAAAAGAGCAAGGAAAAAAGGTATCGGAAAAATGTTATTACAACAAGCAAAAGAATACGCAAAGAATAACGGAGCCAATAGTCTAAGTCTTAGTACAGCTGTAGATAATTTAACTGCCCAAAGATTATATGAGAAGAATGGCTATAAAAAGGATACGCAATTTTTTCATTATGAATTAGATTTGAATAATTAA